One Methanohalophilus mahii DSM 5219 genomic window carries:
- a CDS encoding CcmD family protein: MDPLNTAFLIVIMAIVSYTIFLIRKRSQLLREFKRLNPE, translated from the coding sequence ATGGATCCACTGAATACAGCATTTTTGATTGTGATCATGGCAATAGTTTCATATACAATATTCCTGATTCGAAAACGTTCACAGCTTCTTCGTGAATTTAAAAGGTTAAATCCTGAATGA
- the ahbA gene encoding siroheme decarboxylase subunit alpha translates to MIDLDETDKRILNEIQLGFPLSIHPYAALAERLGIPEEELLKRLERLNRQGAVRRIGPVINTRKAGGTSTLIALKAPDSRIHEIGEIISRHPEVSHNYLRPAEYNIWFTISAADRERLDTIIKQIVDETDCPILDLPTKRLFKIGVKFDVR, encoded by the coding sequence ATGATTGATCTTGATGAAACGGACAAAAGGATATTGAACGAAATCCAGCTTGGATTTCCCCTCTCGATACATCCCTATGCTGCTCTGGCTGAAAGGCTGGGTATTCCTGAAGAAGAATTACTGAAACGTCTCGAGAGGCTTAACAGGCAGGGGGCTGTAAGGCGCATAGGTCCTGTGATAAATACGCGCAAAGCCGGAGGCACAAGTACTCTCATAGCCCTGAAAGCTCCTGACTCAAGGATTCATGAAATAGGAGAAATCATTAGCAGGCATCCGGAAGTCTCTCACAATTATTTGCGCCCGGCGGAGTATAACATATGGTTTACCATCTCAGCAGCAGATCGTGAGCGCCTTGATACCATAATCAAACAGATTGTTGATGAAACCGATTGTCCCATCCTGGACCTGCCCACAAAACGTCTTTTCAAGATTGGGGTGAAATTCGATGTACGATAA
- a CDS encoding radical SAM protein produces MRVYEKPMIKVDANVEDDKVVLTSEGPFSTIAKPILKRINRIFQEEKPIAFNEEEIIFSTWTPPIPSNAFNRMISSQIAAIMKKRVPDQFSIAITDRCPNNCIHCGAAGFLTEEELTTEQINNAIEQSLDLGAYLISFDGGETMLRKDLPEMVREVDKERCITTCFTSGFGLTPERAAQLKDAGMYAMRISVDSPFEKEHDRIRGRDGAYRDAIEGIKNTLGADILADMFVVVSPDNIDDLEDFYGLAADMGMQEMSIYEIVAVGRWLEHEDEVITQKDVKATARFQKRMNSGGDGPRVTSFPYFMGPDMFGCFAGRRWMHVTPAGEVMPCAYTPLSFGNIKEERLSSIWDNMGKHQAYRSNSDYCMMRNPEFREKYIHTIPKDEILPYRVRNE; encoded by the coding sequence ATGAGAGTATATGAAAAACCTATGATAAAAGTTGATGCAAATGTGGAAGATGATAAAGTTGTACTCACCAGTGAGGGTCCATTTTCCACCATTGCAAAACCAATTCTGAAACGTATTAACCGGATTTTTCAGGAAGAAAAACCTATTGCATTTAATGAAGAAGAGATCATATTTTCGACATGGACACCCCCGATTCCCAGCAATGCATTCAACAGGATGATCAGTTCCCAGATCGCAGCCATCATGAAAAAACGTGTACCTGATCAATTCTCAATAGCTATTACCGATAGATGTCCGAATAATTGTATCCACTGCGGAGCTGCGGGTTTCCTTACTGAGGAAGAACTAACTACCGAGCAAATCAACAATGCTATCGAGCAGTCCCTTGACCTTGGAGCCTATCTAATTTCTTTCGATGGCGGGGAAACAATGCTTCGAAAAGATCTCCCCGAAATGGTAAGGGAGGTCGATAAAGAAAGGTGCATTACAACCTGTTTTACTTCTGGCTTTGGGCTTACACCTGAAAGGGCTGCACAGTTGAAGGATGCGGGCATGTATGCCATGAGAATAAGTGTAGACAGTCCTTTCGAAAAGGAACATGACCGCATTCGTGGCAGGGATGGGGCATACAGGGATGCTATTGAGGGTATTAAGAACACCCTGGGAGCTGATATACTGGCAGATATGTTTGTGGTTGTCTCTCCTGATAATATAGATGACCTTGAAGATTTCTATGGTCTTGCTGCAGATATGGGTATGCAGGAAATGTCTATTTATGAGATAGTTGCTGTGGGTCGCTGGCTTGAACATGAAGATGAAGTCATCACTCAAAAGGATGTGAAGGCCACGGCACGTTTCCAAAAAAGAATGAACAGTGGAGGGGACGGACCACGTGTTACTTCATTCCCGTATTTCATGGGTCCGGATATGTTTGGTTGCTTTGCCGGAAGACGATGGATGCATGTCACACCTGCAGGTGAGGTCATGCCCTGTGCATATACACCGCTGTCCTTTGGGAATATAAAGGAAGAAAGACTTTCGTCGATATGGGATAATATGGGCAAACATCAGGCATATCGGTCCAATTCCGATTATTGCATGATGAGGAATCCTGAATTCAGGGAAAAATACATCCATACGATACCCAAAGATGAGATATTACCATATAGAGTAAGAAATGAATAA
- the ahbD gene encoding heme b synthase has product MSEKPNPPRLIAWELTSRCNLSCVHCRGASTDEEAIGELDTFEAKTFIDQVASLGSPILILSGGEPLVRPDVYELAHYGTNKGLRVVLATNGTLLERETVRKLKEVGIKRVSISLDGADSATHDGFRGVEGAFDKAMEGIEALKAEGMDFQINTTITKRNLGEIPRILKMATSLKADALHIFLLVPTGRGENLADEEIPPAEYERILHWFYEQKKHTSLELKATCAPHYFRIMRQCAEKEGMEVSINTHGFDAVSRGCLGGTAFCFVSSTGDVQPCGYLPVIAGNIRNQSFGEIWNNSTLFNELRDFSLLKGKCGKCEYKNVCGGCRARAYAATGDYLEEEPYCIYHPR; this is encoded by the coding sequence ATGTCAGAAAAACCCAACCCACCAAGATTAATTGCATGGGAGTTGACATCCAGATGCAACCTTTCCTGTGTGCATTGCAGAGGTGCATCCACCGATGAAGAAGCTATTGGTGAACTTGACACATTCGAGGCAAAAACATTCATTGACCAGGTCGCTTCCCTCGGGTCACCAATATTAATTCTCAGTGGAGGCGAACCACTTGTTCGCCCTGATGTATATGAACTTGCCCACTATGGCACAAATAAAGGCCTCAGAGTGGTACTTGCTACCAATGGAACACTGCTTGAAAGGGAAACTGTAAGAAAACTCAAAGAAGTGGGAATAAAAAGAGTAAGTATAAGTCTTGATGGGGCAGACTCTGCAACCCATGATGGATTTAGAGGAGTTGAAGGTGCCTTTGACAAAGCCATGGAAGGAATTGAAGCTCTCAAGGCAGAAGGCATGGATTTTCAGATCAATACTACGATAACCAAAAGAAACCTGGGAGAGATTCCACGTATCCTTAAAATGGCTACTTCCCTGAAAGCCGATGCCCTACATATTTTTTTGCTTGTACCTACAGGCAGAGGGGAAAACCTTGCAGATGAGGAGATACCTCCGGCAGAGTATGAAAGGATACTGCACTGGTTCTATGAACAGAAAAAGCATACTTCCCTTGAACTCAAAGCTACCTGTGCACCACATTATTTCAGGATCATGCGCCAGTGTGCGGAAAAAGAAGGCATGGAAGTTTCAATCAACACCCATGGTTTTGATGCTGTAAGCAGAGGATGTCTGGGCGGGACTGCCTTTTGTTTTGTTTCAAGTACTGGTGATGTGCAGCCCTGCGGCTATCTTCCTGTGATTGCCGGCAATATAAGAAACCAGTCATTCGGGGAAATCTGGAACAATTCAACTTTGTTCAATGAACTCAGAGATTTCAGTCTCCTAAAGGGAAAATGCGGCAAATGTGAATACAAGAACGTGTGCGGTGGCTGCCGTGCCCGTGCATATGCAGCGACCGGGGATTATCTGGAAGAAGAGCCTTATTGTATCTACCACCCGAGATAA
- the ahaH gene encoding ATP synthase archaeal subunit H, whose product MAKDKILSEIKEAEQSAAKKVEAGLKEKEDKIARARAEAREIIKEAELDAEKSANNALKSAQEDLQKEHEEIVNKGKKDAEELISNAESNVDKAVAMLVEEFERAIYA is encoded by the coding sequence ATGGCCAAGGACAAAATCTTATCCGAGATAAAAGAAGCAGAACAAAGTGCTGCCAAAAAGGTGGAAGCAGGCCTGAAGGAGAAGGAGGACAAAATCGCCAGGGCTCGTGCAGAAGCCAGAGAAATAATTAAAGAGGCAGAATTAGATGCAGAGAAATCTGCAAATAATGCACTCAAATCTGCACAGGAAGACCTCCAGAAAGAGCACGAAGAAATCGTCAATAAAGGCAAGAAGGATGCAGAAGAGCTGATAAGCAACGCAGAATCCAATGTCGATAAAGCTGTTGCAATGCTTGTGGAGGAATTCGAGAGGGCGATCTATGCTTAA
- a CDS encoding polyprenyl synthetase family protein, whose translation MDFEKWDECRSINKALIDFVEEIDNGSNMKKVVAHICQSGGKKTRPVILLLSSRICGSEIENALDAALAIELIHSASLIHDDLLDRGVLRRGVKTAHEVYGTAAAMLAGDYLISKSIELISSYGKEIGTEFGRAGMEMAEGEAMDVDLLEKNINNRVEYFNCIEKKTASLFAASAVMGAYVAGADEDTVSKFRLFGNKLGTAYQIVDDMLEYTTKVNNKESIHISPSLVDIYRQDMADAKAIEKTRGVVEQLVSEAHEIINQFPSSQSRNKLHEITNHATSDLLPEVGTRKC comes from the coding sequence ATGGATTTTGAAAAATGGGATGAATGCCGGAGTATAAACAAAGCATTAATTGACTTTGTGGAAGAAATTGACAACGGTTCCAATATGAAAAAAGTAGTTGCCCACATATGTCAATCCGGCGGGAAAAAAACACGTCCTGTGATCCTCCTGCTGTCATCCCGTATATGCGGCAGCGAAATTGAAAATGCCCTTGATGCTGCCCTGGCAATTGAACTTATCCACTCTGCATCCCTTATACACGATGACCTGCTTGACAGGGGAGTGTTGAGAAGGGGAGTTAAGACTGCCCATGAGGTATATGGCACCGCTGCAGCAATGCTTGCGGGAGATTACCTGATATCCAAGTCCATTGAACTAATATCTTCATATGGCAAAGAAATAGGCACGGAATTTGGCAGGGCAGGTATGGAAATGGCCGAAGGCGAGGCTATGGATGTAGATTTGCTGGAAAAGAACATCAACAACCGTGTCGAGTATTTTAACTGTATTGAAAAGAAGACCGCTTCACTTTTTGCTGCTTCGGCAGTAATGGGGGCCTATGTTGCAGGAGCAGACGAGGATACAGTTTCTAAGTTCAGACTATTTGGCAATAAACTCGGAACTGCCTATCAAATCGTTGATGATATGCTGGAATACACCACTAAGGTAAACAACAAGGAATCAATACACATATCCCCTTCGCTGGTAGACATATACAGACAGGACATGGCGGATGCAAAAGCAATAGAAAAAACCAGGGGAGTTGTTGAACAACTTGTTTCTGAGGCACATGAAATCATCAATCAATTCCCTTCTTCCCAATCCAGAAATAAATTACATGAGATTACCAACCATGCCACAAGTGACCTCCTTCCTGAAGTTGGAACAAGGAAATGCTAA
- the hemA gene encoding glutamyl-tRNA reductase yields the protein MTEISSMVISHAKATVEEMEDAWQGEIEDILSQLSSHELVYECAVLKTCNRLEMYVVSPRGSSVLFHFAKSMGVSSRIVEFYDHEESLYHLLKLSCGLESMIIGEDQILGQIKDLFTFSRNAGTMGKILETAFSKAIQVGKRARTETNINRGSVSIASAAVDLADEMLKGLQGRNILVIGTGEMGTLVTRALSHRDMNVVYLANRTYEKAKVLADELGGEAVDFMSLDRYTQQADVIISATSAPHYVLKKATVERSLKNRSDNLLLIDIASPRDIDPEVEILPGVILRNIDNLRVINERNLQMRMEEAKKVETIIDEEYKMLINQYKRQKADALLSELYSQIYTLRKQEMDRAVNRLGTYHTIGDVECKVLDDLTRAIANKVLAEPTKVLRNAAEYNDEAFLDSACKLFNIKPYAKKEKENCK from the coding sequence TTGACTGAAATATCTAGCATGGTTATTTCCCATGCAAAGGCAACAGTGGAGGAAATGGAAGATGCCTGGCAGGGTGAAATCGAGGATATACTTTCCCAGCTAAGTTCCCATGAGCTCGTATACGAATGTGCAGTCCTCAAGACATGCAACCGACTGGAAATGTATGTGGTATCCCCCAGAGGAAGCAGTGTCCTTTTTCATTTTGCAAAAAGCATGGGTGTTTCTTCCCGAATTGTCGAATTTTATGACCATGAAGAATCCTTATATCACCTTTTAAAACTCTCCTGCGGCCTTGAATCCATGATCATAGGAGAAGACCAGATCCTGGGACAGATAAAGGACCTGTTCACTTTCTCCCGGAATGCAGGTACCATGGGCAAAATCCTGGAGACCGCTTTTAGCAAGGCAATCCAGGTAGGTAAAAGGGCCCGTACGGAAACAAACATCAATAGGGGTTCCGTATCGATTGCGTCTGCCGCAGTGGATCTTGCCGATGAAATGTTAAAAGGTCTGCAAGGACGTAATATACTTGTAATTGGCACCGGTGAGATGGGCACTCTTGTGACCCGGGCATTATCGCACAGGGACATGAATGTTGTGTATCTGGCAAACCGCACATATGAAAAGGCAAAGGTACTTGCAGACGAGTTGGGAGGCGAGGCCGTGGATTTCATGAGCCTTGATCGCTATACACAACAGGCCGATGTCATAATCAGTGCTACATCTGCTCCGCATTATGTCCTGAAGAAAGCAACAGTGGAAAGATCCTTAAAGAACAGGAGCGATAATCTTCTGCTGATAGATATCGCCAGCCCCCGGGACATAGACCCCGAGGTTGAAATCCTTCCCGGAGTTATCCTGCGTAACATCGATAACCTCAGGGTTATTAATGAGCGCAATCTCCAGATGAGAATGGAAGAGGCAAAGAAAGTTGAAACTATAATTGATGAAGAATATAAAATGCTGATTAACCAGTATAAGAGACAGAAAGCAGATGCTCTTTTATCCGAACTTTACAGCCAAATATATACCCTCCGAAAACAAGAGATGGATAGGGCTGTGAACAGGCTGGGAACTTATCACACGATCGGGGATGTGGAATGCAAGGTCCTTGATGACCTGACAAGGGCCATAGCAAACAAGGTCCTGGCGGAACCTACCAAGGTGTTGCGTAATGCAGCTGAATACAATGATGAGGCTTTCCTTGATTCGGCCTGCAAACTTTTTAACATCAAACCCTATGCTAAAAAAGAAAAGGAAAATTGCAAATAA
- a CDS encoding cytochrome c maturation protein CcmE domain-containing protein: MDKKQKQILAVITILSFAILGLWGIDTGQNYYMVSEIKENIDDFEGNDINTMGAIKQGTLDVKPGNITFMLQDIEQPEKYIEVEYTGDLPPNLEEGKELSIEGKIDRQGNLKAEKIVMGCPSKYSE; this comes from the coding sequence ATGGATAAAAAACAAAAACAAATTCTTGCAGTTATTACAATACTTTCCTTTGCTATCCTGGGCCTGTGGGGCATAGATACCGGCCAGAATTATTACATGGTATCTGAAATTAAGGAAAATATAGATGATTTTGAAGGGAATGATATCAACACAATGGGTGCTATCAAGCAAGGAACATTGGATGTAAAACCCGGTAATATAACTTTCATGCTTCAGGACATAGAGCAACCTGAAAAGTACATTGAAGTTGAATATACCGGTGACCTGCCACCCAATCTTGAAGAAGGTAAAGAACTGAGTATTGAAGGAAAAATAGATAGACAGGGCAATCTCAAAGCGGAAAAAATTGTTATGGGTTGCCCTTCCAAATACTCCGAATGA
- the ahbB gene encoding siroheme decarboxylase subunit beta: MYDKLDPLSRKILELTQQGIEFTHSPFKKIAEETDLSEQEIVDRLKEMQRQGIIRRFGASIGHRTIGITANAMCIWNVPDEQVEDAGKIMSGFNEVTHCYERPRYPDWPYNLFTMVHSYSKKECEEIAGKIADATGIYDYRLLFSEHEFKKTGVRL, translated from the coding sequence ATGTACGATAAACTTGATCCACTTTCTCGCAAAATCCTGGAATTGACACAGCAGGGGATTGAATTTACACATTCTCCGTTCAAGAAAATAGCAGAAGAAACGGATTTAAGTGAACAGGAAATTGTAGATCGGCTAAAGGAGATGCAAAGACAGGGAATCATACGTCGTTTTGGTGCATCAATAGGCCATCGTACCATCGGCATAACTGCCAATGCCATGTGTATCTGGAATGTACCGGATGAGCAGGTCGAAGACGCAGGCAAAATTATGTCCGGTTTTAACGAAGTAACTCATTGTTACGAGCGACCCAGATATCCCGATTGGCCGTACAATCTTTTTACAATGGTCCATTCTTACAGTAAAAAAGAGTGTGAGGAAATTGCCGGAAAAATTGCAGATGCAACCGGGATATATGACTATCGTCTTTTGTTCAGTGAGCACGAGTTCAAGAAAACAGGTGTAAGGCTGTAA
- a CDS encoding precorrin-2 dehydrogenase/sirohydrochlorin ferrochelatase family protein — protein MYDRRYMPLFLDLSSQKVVIFGAGNVGQRKASLFYKFAEVTIISEEFSEDILAMYESNKIDIVQINIREISSDMIRNYLDGAFLAIPATSDRDLNLKIHLIASDMDIFVNSVDSRGDVIVPSVIKRGPVTIGISTLGHSPALSKYTRIKLEHTITPEYGKMAYLQDELRTELKKHIADQSLRRQILWKVLDRREIWDAFEESYEKAYNIAYDIMLEQIENSADEDSKEQRDHCSNNGG, from the coding sequence ATGTATGATCGCCGATATATGCCACTTTTTCTTGATTTATCTTCCCAGAAGGTGGTAATTTTTGGAGCAGGGAATGTAGGACAACGCAAAGCATCACTGTTTTACAAGTTTGCTGAAGTGACCATTATAAGCGAAGAATTTTCCGAAGACATCCTTGCTATGTATGAATCCAATAAAATCGATATTGTGCAAATAAATATAAGGGAAATATCTTCTGATATGATTCGCAATTATCTGGATGGAGCATTTTTGGCCATACCTGCCACCAGCGACCGAGACCTGAACCTGAAGATACACCTGATAGCCTCTGATATGGATATATTCGTTAATTCTGTAGATTCGAGAGGGGATGTTATAGTTCCTTCTGTAATAAAACGCGGACCGGTTACAATAGGCATTTCCACACTAGGGCACAGTCCAGCTCTCTCAAAATACACCCGCATAAAGCTTGAGCATACCATTACCCCGGAATACGGGAAAATGGCCTATCTACAGGATGAATTGCGCACTGAATTGAAAAAGCATATTGCCGACCAGTCACTTCGTAGACAGATCTTATGGAAAGTACTGGACAGGAGAGAAATATGGGATGCTTTTGAGGAATCCTACGAAAAAGCGTATAATATAGCATACGATATAATGTTGGAGCAGATTGAGAATAGCGCAGATGAAGATTCAAAAGAACAGCGGGATCACTGCTCGAATAATGGAGGATAA
- the hemL gene encoding glutamate-1-semialdehyde 2,1-aminomutase — MVNLEKSKSMFEKAREYLPGGVSSPVRAIKPHPFYTEKASGCRITDVDGNEYIDYCLGYGPNMLGHANPVVKQAISDQLEKGWLYGTPTESEFKLAERIAAAYPGIDMLRFVSTGTEATMSALRAARGYTGKNKFVKIEGGFHGAHDSVLVKAGSGASTLGKPDSLGVPQDFTKHTLQTPYNDIEAMTELLESSDDIAAVIMEPVMGNVGPVLPQEGYLEEVRKLTKEYDTLLIFDEVITGFRLAMGGAQEYYGVTPDLTTLGKIIGGGMPIGVFGGRKDIIEMIAPSGSVYQAGTFSGHPASVAAGHAVLDVLEKENAHDKLNAMGQNVRSRLSEIVTDKGLDYSVSGVGSMFKIFFGDMPANYQDVLKCDKEGYFNFFHKMLDQGIFIPPSQFETNFLSLAHTEDDLEATFETYEACL; from the coding sequence ATGGTCAATCTGGAAAAATCAAAATCAATGTTTGAAAAGGCCAGGGAATATCTCCCTGGTGGTGTTAGCAGTCCGGTACGAGCAATCAAACCCCATCCATTCTACACCGAGAAAGCTTCCGGATGCCGTATTACAGACGTTGACGGTAATGAATACATCGATTACTGCCTCGGTTACGGCCCAAATATGCTGGGTCATGCAAATCCCGTGGTCAAGCAAGCAATAAGTGATCAACTTGAAAAGGGATGGCTCTATGGAACCCCTACCGAATCCGAATTCAAACTGGCCGAAAGGATTGCAGCCGCATATCCAGGCATCGATATGCTTCGCTTTGTATCCACAGGTACCGAGGCCACAATGAGTGCCCTGCGGGCAGCACGTGGTTACACAGGAAAGAACAAATTCGTTAAGATAGAAGGTGGTTTTCACGGTGCTCACGATTCGGTACTTGTCAAGGCTGGTTCAGGTGCTTCCACATTAGGTAAACCCGATTCCCTGGGTGTACCACAGGATTTCACCAAGCACACTCTCCAGACACCCTATAATGATATCGAGGCCATGACAGAACTGCTTGAATCAAGCGATGATATAGCAGCTGTCATCATGGAACCGGTAATGGGTAATGTCGGACCGGTATTGCCACAGGAAGGTTACCTGGAAGAGGTCAGGAAACTTACAAAGGAATACGACACCCTGCTCATATTCGATGAAGTAATTACCGGCTTCAGACTTGCAATGGGCGGCGCACAGGAGTATTATGGTGTGACACCTGACCTGACAACGCTGGGTAAAATTATCGGTGGAGGAATGCCCATAGGGGTTTTCGGAGGCAGGAAGGATATTATCGAAATGATTGCACCTTCCGGTTCGGTATACCAGGCAGGGACTTTTAGTGGCCATCCGGCATCTGTTGCTGCAGGGCATGCAGTGCTTGATGTACTTGAGAAGGAAAATGCCCATGATAAACTCAATGCCATGGGACAAAATGTACGCAGCAGACTTTCCGAGATTGTCACGGATAAGGGACTGGATTACAGTGTTTCAGGCGTTGGTTCAATGTTCAAGATCTTCTTTGGGGATATGCCAGCAAATTATCAGGATGTTCTCAAATGTGACAAGGAAGGCTATTTTAACTTCTTCCATAAAATGCTGGATCAGGGAATTTTCATACCGCCTTCCCAGTTTGAGACGAATTTCCTCTCTCTGGCACATACCGAAGATGATCTGGAAGCGACCTTTGAAACTTATGAAGCCTGCCTGTAA
- the hemC gene encoding hydroxymethylbilane synthase, producing the protein MIIGTRGSDLALAQAKTVEGLLDSRGFPTTRKIIKTSGDTFTDRPLHEVEGVGAFVRELDDRMLSGEIDIAVHSMKDLPTERPAELSIAAVIERDSPHDLLLTNDGSTLDELPEGAIVGTTSMRRRAQFLRYRPDLDVQDLRGNINTRLKKLESGMYDAIILAEAGLQRMGWDIECHRLDGDNFCPSANQGTIAVVTLAGGEAELLCSQIDHTESRIATEVERLVIRDVEGGCIVPVGSFAEFVDNGNKIHIRAEILSLDGKRDIRLDEIIPVDNYREHAEKLGKKLVAMGGKELVKEAVSQLSPKNN; encoded by the coding sequence TTGATAATTGGTACAAGGGGAAGTGACCTGGCTCTTGCACAGGCAAAAACCGTAGAGGGCCTTCTGGATAGCCGGGGTTTCCCCACTACCCGCAAGATCATAAAGACAAGCGGTGATACCTTCACTGACCGCCCCCTCCACGAGGTAGAGGGTGTGGGTGCCTTTGTGCGGGAACTGGATGACCGGATGCTTTCCGGGGAGATCGATATTGCAGTCCATTCGATGAAGGATCTGCCCACTGAAAGACCCGCAGAACTTTCCATCGCAGCAGTAATTGAACGTGATTCCCCTCATGACTTACTTCTTACGAATGATGGTTCAACCCTTGACGAATTGCCTGAAGGGGCGATTGTAGGGACAACATCCATGCGCAGGCGGGCTCAGTTCTTGCGCTATCGTCCGGATCTGGATGTCCAGGACCTGCGTGGCAACATAAATACCCGTCTTAAAAAACTTGAATCCGGGATGTATGACGCAATTATACTGGCAGAAGCGGGCTTGCAGCGAATGGGATGGGACATTGAATGCCACAGGCTGGATGGCGATAACTTCTGTCCGTCGGCAAATCAGGGAACCATTGCCGTAGTCACTCTGGCAGGCGGGGAAGCGGAATTGCTCTGCTCTCAGATCGATCATACAGAATCCCGCATCGCTACAGAGGTAGAGAGACTGGTGATCAGGGATGTGGAAGGTGGATGTATAGTACCGGTTGGCTCCTTTGCAGAATTTGTGGATAACGGCAACAAGATACACATACGTGCCGAGATATTATCCCTCGATGGAAAAAGGGACATCCGTCTGGACGAGATTATTCCGGTGGATAATTATCGGGAGCATGCTGAGAAACTGGGCAAGAAACTTGTTGCCATGGGTGGAAAAGAACTGGTAAAAGAAGCCGTTTCACAATTATCTCCCAAAAATAACTGA
- the hemB gene encoding porphobilinogen synthase gives MYPNTRMRRLRNGKIGNLIRETSLGLDDLIYPMFVDETAESTVEVPSMEGVLRLPLSEVVNEARNVADLGISSLILFGIPSNKDEKGSSACGDEDIVQQATRAIKEELGDDMVVITDVCMCEYTSHGHCGIIDNETHDVINDETLPLLGEIAASHARAGADMVAPSGMMDGMVGAIRQSLDQENFSDVPIMSYAAKYCSAFYGPFRDAADSCYCFGDRSTYQMDPANSDEALREVELDIMEGADIVMVKPALPYLDIIYRIKQEFGMPTAAYNVSGEYSMLKAAAQQGWLDEKKVMYESLMSIKRAGADMIITYFAKEMAQLLNE, from the coding sequence ATGTACCCAAATACTCGAATGCGCAGGCTCAGGAACGGAAAGATAGGTAATCTTATACGTGAAACTTCCCTGGGGCTAGATGACCTCATATACCCCATGTTTGTTGACGAAACCGCAGAATCCACAGTCGAAGTACCATCCATGGAAGGTGTCCTGAGGTTGCCCCTTTCCGAGGTTGTCAATGAGGCCAGGAATGTGGCGGACCTGGGCATCAGTTCATTGATCCTTTTTGGAATTCCTTCAAACAAGGACGAAAAGGGAAGCAGTGCTTGTGGGGACGAGGATATTGTCCAGCAGGCCACGCGTGCTATCAAGGAGGAACTTGGTGACGATATGGTTGTGATTACGGATGTCTGCATGTGTGAATACACATCCCACGGCCATTGCGGCATTATTGATAATGAAACCCATGATGTGATTAATGATGAGACCCTGCCCCTTTTGGGTGAGATTGCGGCAAGCCATGCCAGGGCAGGCGCAGATATGGTAGCCCCCTCGGGTATGATGGACGGCATGGTGGGTGCAATCAGGCAATCCCTGGATCAGGAAAATTTCAGTGATGTGCCCATTATGTCCTATGCTGCAAAATACTGTTCCGCATTTTACGGCCCCTTCAGGGATGCTGCTGATTCATGCTATTGTTTCGGAGATCGCTCTACATACCAGATGGACCCTGCAAATTCGGATGAGGCCCTGAGGGAAGTAGAACTGGATATCATGGAAGGTGCCGACATCGTCATGGTAAAACCGGCTCTTCCCTACCTTGATATCATCTACCGGATAAAACAGGAGTTTGGTATGCCAACTGCAGCTTACAATGTCAGCGGGGAATACTCCATGTTAAAGGCAGCCGCCCAGCAGGGTTGGCTGGATGAGAAAAAGGTCATGTACGAATCCCTTATGTCAATAAAAAGAGCTGGAGCGGATATGATAATTACTTACTTTGCCAAGGAAATGGCACAATTACTGAATGAATAA